A part of Bacillus rossius redtenbacheri isolate Brsri chromosome 1, Brsri_v3, whole genome shotgun sequence genomic DNA contains:
- the LOC134537491 gene encoding uncharacterized protein LOC134537491, translating into MELLVFLNQGTRFRILYRLLKRLDLQQSSPPLRNQQCAERGCRDLEERKLICYTDGVRHPTKENEWLPLRNIWPACCWDECQVSLRKRHAATVFAKHLGGVGSRARGDCPQPHSRQAKGIHPSPGRGIRGCEGRIL; encoded by the exons ATGGAATTACTTGTATTCCTAAACCAGGGTACAAGGTTCAGGATCTTGTACCGATTATTGAAGAGGTTGGACCTTCAACAAAGTAGTCCTCCATTGCGGAACCAACAATGTGCTGAGCGAGGATGCAGAGACCTTGAAGAGCGTAAATTAATATGCTACACTGATGGTGTCAGGCATCCAACCAAGGAAAATGAATGGCTACCGCTGCGAAACATCTGGCCAGCGTGTTGCTGGGATGAATGCCAAGTCAGCTTGCGTAAACGACATGCTGCGACAGTGTTTGCCAAACATTTAG GTGGTGTAGGATCTCGGGCAAGAGGGGACTGCCCCCAACCTCACTCAAGACAGGCCAAGGGCATCCATCCCAGTCCAGGCAGGGGAATAAGGG GTTGTGAAGGACGCATCCTGTAA